The Syngnathus typhle isolate RoL2023-S1 ecotype Sweden linkage group LG11, RoL_Styp_1.0, whole genome shotgun sequence genome contains a region encoding:
- the celf4 gene encoding CUGBP Elav-like family member 4, with protein MNRPIQVKPADSESRGEDRKLFVGMLNKQQSEDDVRRLFESFGGIEECTILRGPDGNSKGCAFVKYSSHAEAQAAISSLHGSQTMPGASSSLVVKFADTDKERTIRRMQQMAGQMGIFNPMALQFGAYGAYAQARLQQQAALMASVGQGGYLSPMAAFAAAQMQHMATINGLPGAPLTPTSGGSTPPGISAPTVTSIPSPISVNGFTGMPPPQANGQPPAEAVFTNGIHHYPVLQEVVFREDSEKNGLGVAPRSCFGVQGGCFLSSLSEAQSPTAADPLQQAYTGVQQYAAAYPAAYGQISQAFPHPPTIIPQQQREGPEGCNLFIYHLPQEFGDGELMQMFLPFGFVSFDNPGSAQAAIQSMNGFQIGMKRLKVQLKRPKDANRPY; from the exons ATGAACAGACCAATCCAGGTGAAGCCAGCAGACAGCGAGAGTCGAGGAG AAGACAGAAAGCTCTTTGTGGGCATGCTCAACAAGCAGCAGTCGGAAGATGACGTGCGACGCCTTTTCGAGTCCTTCGGCGGCATCGAGGAGTGCACCATCCTGCGAGGTCCTGATGGCAACAGCAAAG GCTGTGCATTTGTAAAATACTCGTCTCACGCCGAAGCTCAGGCGGCCATCAGTTCACTACACGGCAGCCAGACGATGCCT GGTGCCTCATCCAGTCTGGTGGTAAAGTTCGCAGACACGGATAAGGAGCGCACCATTCGCCGCATGCAGCAGATGGCTGGTCAGATGGGCATTTTCAACCCTATGGCCCTGCAGTTTGGAGCCTACGGAGCCTACGCTCAGGCAAGGC TGCAGCAGCAGGCCGCATTGATGGCATCTGTAGGCCAGGGGGGTTACCTCAGTCCGATGGCTGCCTTTGCTGCTGCCCAGATGCAGCACATGGCCACCATCAACGGCCTCCCCGGAGCACCGCTCACGCCCACGTCGG GTGGCAGCACTCCTCCAGGCATCAGTGCCCCCACAGTGACCAGCATCCCTTCCCCTATTAGTGTCAATGGTTTTACTGGGATGCCGCCTCCTCAAGCAAATGGACAGCCACCTGCAGAGGCCGTCTTCACCAATGGGATACACCATTACCCGG TATTGCAAGAAGTGGTTTTTAGGGAGGACTCTGAGAAAAATGGCTTGGGTGTTGCTCCAAGGAGTTGTTTCGGAGTACAGGGTGGctgctttctctcttctctatcTGAAG CTCAAAGTCCCACTGCAGCTGATCCTCTCCAGCAGGCTTACACGGGAGTCCAGCAGTATGcag cAGCCTACCCTGCCGCATATGGCCAGATCAGCCAGGCTTTCCCCCACCCACCAACCATCATCCCACAGCAGCAACGAGAAG GGCCAGAAGGTTGCAACCTGTTCATCTACCACCTCCCTCAGGAGTTTGGGGATGGCGAACTGATGCAGATGTTCCTGCCATTCG GCTTTGTAAGCTTCGATAACCCGGGCAGCGCCCAAGCTGCCATCCAGTCAATGAACGGCTTCCAGATCGGCATGAAAAGACTCAAGGTGCAGCTGAAGAGGCCGAAGGACGCAAACCGCCCTTACTAG